GGCGAAGAAGTTTTAAAGGAAGGTCGGAGTAGATTATTTAGTAGAGATGAAATACTAAATAGGGATGAGAAGTATTTTTTCCAAGAAAAATTAAGAAAAGATGTTATGAGTGGTTTTAGGAGAGGAAATAAGTTTAAGGAAGAAGAACTTGTTGCTCTTTTTGAGGAGGTATTACTTAAAGGAAGAGCAGGCGAGTATGAGGATAAATAAGTTAATATTTAAAAATATTGCTTCCTATAAAGGTGAATATGAGATAAATTTTGATGTTTCTGTTTTAAAGCAGGCTGGTATTTTTTTGATTTCAGGAAATACTGGATCTGGTAAGAGTACAATTTTAGATTGTATCACCCTTGCTCTTTATGCACGAGTTTATAGACTTGATAAAAATATTTCAGATTCAATTTCGAAAGGTTTTGATAGTGCTTATGTTAAACTTACTTTTACTGTTTCTGATAAAGTTTATGAGTCATTTGTTGAACTTCACTTAAGACAAAAGGAAACACCAAAAAATATGGTACTAATTTGTCTTAATGATGGAAGTTTGATTGAGAATAAAGATGATGTTTTAGCTTATATAAAGAGTCTTTGTAGATTAAATTTTGAACAGTTTTGTCAAACTGTTATTTTGCCTCAAGGTAATTTTCAGGAATTTTTAATTTCAAAGCCAAAAAGTAAGGCAGCAATAATTGATAATATTTTTAATTTAAAAAAATATGATGATATAGAAATTTTTTTGAAAAGAGAACTAGATCTTACAAAATCCAATGAAGAAAAATTGGAGTTATTGTATACAGAGAAAAAAAACAGGCTTGATGTTAGTAAAAAAAAAATAAATGAATTGACTGATTTTTTGAGTTCTCTTGATATAGAAGCTTTAAGAAAAAATCTTGACGATATTTATGAGTTAATAGGTATTTGTGACAAAATAATTAAGTTTAATCAAGATTATTTAGCTATTCGCTATAGGATAGATAATTTAGAGTTGGAATTATCTTCTAAGGTTGCGAGTAAAGAAAAATTAAATCATGAGTATTTTTTACAAGAGGATATTAAATCAAAGTTAGACGAAAAGCTTAAATTGTATAATTCTAATGATTTTTTGAATTTAGAAAATTTTGTTAAAAGGTACCTTGAACTTATTAATGATAAGAATCGGTTTTCATTGGAGCTTTTAAGTATTCAAAGGGATTTAGAAGAATTAAAATATCTGGATTTAGACAATTTTGATTATGTAAAAGAATTGTATTATGAAAATATTCTTTTCTGTGAGATAGATTTTGATGAGAAGGCTTATAATAGCTTGCTTGTAAAAGAGAAGCAATTGGAGTCACAAAAAAAGAAATTATTGGTAGATCAGAGGAGAAAAAATTTAGAAATTAAAAGTATTACTTCAGAAGAGACGACATTTAATTTTGATAAGTATATTTATTATGAGGCATTAAAGTTATTAAGGGGTTTTTATGAAGAATTAACATTGGATTATAAAAATGAATTAGAGTTATTATTAAGGTCAAATGATAGTGGTTCGTTTCAAGATGTTGGTATAAATATTAAAATTAATTTACATAGAAGATTCTTAGAACATCTTAATAGTAATAAACAGTCTGTTGAAATAGATATAGAGAATCTTAGGCATATTGAGGATTCGTATAAAGTATACAAAAAAAAAGAGAAATTAAAAATTAGTAATTTAAATGGACTATTAGAGTTAAACTCAAAGCTTCAAATTTTGCAATCTAAGTTAGATAATCTTAAACAGGATATTTTGAATAGTAAAGAAAATAAGATTAAATGGGAAGGTTGTGTCTTAAATTTTAATAAAAATAATGCGGAAATTTTAAAAAGAATTGGCCATGATTTGTTTCATAAATATATAGATTATTCTAATAGAGATAAGATTTTGCTTTTTGAAGATAAACTTAAGGAAGTTGAGAATTTAAAATCAATGTTTAATGACTTAAATTCCAAAATTTCTTTAAAGGAAATAGAGATTAAAGAAATTTTGGACAAGATAAAAGATTTATTATCTAATCTTGATTTAAAGATAAGTTTAAGTGAGCCTGCTTTATTGGAAACAGAGTTTGAAAAATTTTTGCTTTCAAAGAGCGACGTAAAAGATATTCATGTTAAATTGGACTTACTTTGTAATGATATAAGTAATAGGAAACTTGAATTGGAAAGTCAAATTGAGCTTATGAATGAAAGCATGATGAGTTTTAAAATGGAGCTTAAAGATAATTTTGATAAGTTTACTTCTAATTTTTTAGATTTGAAAAAATTCATGGGAAATAATTTTTATGTTAAAGATTCTATTTTTTCTCTTGATTCTTTAGAGCCTAGTAAGAATAGTTTAGATTATTTTATGA
The DNA window shown above is from Borrelia anserina Es and carries:
- a CDS encoding AAA family ATPase; the protein is MRINKLIFKNIASYKGEYEINFDVSVLKQAGIFLISGNTGSGKSTILDCITLALYARVYRLDKNISDSISKGFDSAYVKLTFTVSDKVYESFVELHLRQKETPKNMVLICLNDGSLIENKDDVLAYIKSLCRLNFEQFCQTVILPQGNFQEFLISKPKSKAAIIDNIFNLKKYDDIEIFLKRELDLTKSNEEKLELLYTEKKNRLDVSKKKINELTDFLSSLDIEALRKNLDDIYELIGICDKIIKFNQDYLAIRYRIDNLELELSSKVASKEKLNHEYFLQEDIKSKLDEKLKLYNSNDFLNLENFVKRYLELINDKNRFSLELLSIQRDLEELKYLDLDNFDYVKELYYENILFCEIDFDEKAYNSLLVKEKQLESQKKKLLVDQRRKNLEIKSITSEETTFNFDKYIYYEALKLLRGFYEELTLDYKNELELLLRSNDSGSFQDVGINIKINLHRRFLEHLNSNKQSVEIDIENLRHIEDSYKVYKKKEKLKISNLNGLLELNSKLQILQSKLDNLKQDILNSKENKIKWEGCVLNFNKNNAEILKRIGHDLFHKYIDYSNRDKILLFEDKLKEVENLKSMFNDLNSKISLKEIEIKEILDKIKDLLSNLDLKISLSEPALLETEFEKFLLSKSDVKDIHVKLDLLCNDISNRKLELESQIELMNESMMSFKMELKDNFDKFTSNFLDLKKFMGNNFYVKDSIFSLDSLEPSKNSLDYFMKLKSNFMSQIKVFSGDIIKYEATFSSLQTLEVELSSQEVELKDIENALKSVNERNDKLEILKKVIITSPSLKYYVQSFLIDEILSISNKKYLSVILPDFNLEINTDSKDFSFLVRSKRDGNMTRSVKTLSGGERFLVSLSLSLALSDMIRDSDLKIEAFFLDEGFGNLDEETLKMIIPKIFDLQRVDGRQIGVISHVSYLKEEIKTQIVVSKIATVSKITIESF